The nucleotide sequence CAGGATAAACCCAGGCTGAATACCGAGCAGTCCGTTGCTATCGCCACAGTAAACAGCAATAGTGCTTTTGGCTGCTACCTGCTTGAGGGCGTCACGGGCTCTGGAAAGACAGAGGTTTACCTGAACCTGATTAAACCTGTTCTGGAGGCGGGCAGACAGGCGCTGGTTCTGGTGCCGGAAATCGGACTTACCCCTCAGACAATTAACCGCTTTAAAAAGCGCTTTAATGTTCCGGTTACTGTTATTCATTCAGGTCTTAACGAAACCGAAAGGTTAAACGCATGGCTTTCTGCAAGGGATAAAGACGCAGGCATTGTCATCGGCACCCGCTCATCGCTTTTTACACCCTTTAAAGATCTGGGGATTATTATTGTTGATGAGGAACACGACGCCTCTTACAAGCAACAGGACAGCCTTCGCTACCATGCCCGCGATGTCGCCATTATGAGAGCGCACAAAGAGAATATCCCTATTGTGCTGGGCTCAGCGACACCGGCTCTGGAAACCCTGTATAACGCTAAAACCGGCAAGTACCACCATTTAACACTTTCCCGGCGGGCGGGCTCTGCCACACCTGCTACTCATAAGGTTCTGGATGTAAAAGGGCTCTATCTTGAAAGTGGCCTTTCCGCGCCTCTTATTGCTGAAATGCGAAAACACCTGAGTGCCGGGAACCAGGTTCTGCTGTTTTTAAACCGCAGAGGCTACTCCCCTGCCCTTATGTGTCATGAGTGCGGCTGGATTGCCGAATGCCAGCGTTGCGATGCGTATTACACCTACCACCAGAGCAGCAATGAGATCCGCTGTCACCACTGCGGCTCTCAGCGGGCGGTTATCCACCAGTGCAACAATTGCGGCTCTTCTCAGCTTGTCACTGTGGGTGTTGGCACAGAACAGCTGGAGACTCAGCTCTCCGCCCTGTTCCCGGAATACAAAACCCTCCGTATTGACCGGGACAGTACCCGAAGAAAAGGCAGCCTTGAGTCTGCCCTTGAATCCATAAGAAAAAACCAGTACCAGATCCTTATCGGAACTCAGATGCTGGCAAAGGGGCACCATTTCCCCAACGTGACACTGGTCAGCCTGCTGGATGTTGACGGCTCACTGTATAGCAGCGACTTCAGAGCTTCTGAAAGACTGGCTCAGCTGTTTATTCAGGTTGCAGGCCGGGCGGGAAGAGCCAGTAAGCCGGGTGAAGTGATACTTCAGACCCACCATCCGGAGCACTCACTGCTTCAGGCTCTGCTCTATAAAGGCTATGCATACTTTGCCGAAACCGCGCTGGAAGAGAGAAAAATGGCTGGTTTGCCTCCCTTTACCTTCCTCACCCTGTTCCGGGCAGAAGCCAATAAAAGCGAGCTGGTTGAGGACTTTCTGCGTCAGGTGAAGCATACCCTTGAGTCTCACCCGCTCTTCGACTGCTACTGCCTGACTCTGGGGCCTACGCCTGCGCCTCTGGCGAAGAAAGCAGGAAAGTCTCGCTGGCAGCTTATCCTGCAAACGCCGGGAAGAAGCCAGATGCAAAAACTGCTCTACAGCGCCAGGCCTGTGATAAATATGCTTCCTTCTGCGAAAAAGGTGCGCTGGTCACTGGATATCGAGCCTCAGGATCTCTCCTAATCAACAGGCGTACGGATTGGATTTCTGTCATGTGACAATAATCACAACTGGAATGTAAAATATGTTAATCTTGCCGTAATTTGGCGCAGCTCAAAAGCTTACACTAATCATCAATATATGAAATCAGTGTTAATTAATATAAATGCATGCCCAATAATAACGATTAACATGCCGGAAAGAGGGTATTTTCTATGGCGACAATGAAGGATGTTGCCCAGCTGGCTGGGGTCTCTACTGCTACGGTATCCAGAGCGTTAATGAATCCTGAAAAGGTTTCAGCCTCTACCCGTAAACGAGTCGAAGATGCTGTTATGGAGTCGGGTTACTCCCCCAACTCACTGGCGAGAAACCTGCGCCGCAACGAATCCAAAACCATCGTCACTATCGTCCCTGATATCTGTGATCCTTACTTCACTGAAATTATCCGGGGCATAGAAGATGCCGCCATGGAAAATGGCTATCTGGTTCTTCTTGGTGACAGCGGACAACAAAAAAACCGTGAAAGCTCCTTTGTAAATCTGGTATTTACCAAACAGGCAGACGGAATGCTTCTGCTTGGAACAGATCTGCCTTTCGATGTCAGCAAACCAGAACAGAAAAACCTGCCTCCTCTGGTTATGGCCTGTGAATACGCGCCTGAACTGGAGCTGCCCACTGTCCATATTGATAACCTGACCTCAGCATTTGAAGCAGTTAACTACTTAACCCAGATGGGGCATAAAAGAGTTGCCCAGATTTCCGGCCCGGAAAACGCGGCTCTTTGCCAGTTCCGCCATCAGGGATACCAGCAGGCTCTGCGCCGGGCTGGTATCACCATGAACAATACCTACTGCGTAAACAGTGACTTCAGCTTTGCCGGTGGCGCGAAGGCCTTAAGAAAACTCCTTGCTCTTCCTGAGCCGCCAACAGCCATCTTCTGTCACAATGACACCATGGCGATTGGTGCCATTCAGGAAGCGAAAAAGCTGGGCCTGAGAGTACCTCAGGATCTGTCCGTTGTCGGTTTTGATGATATTCAGTTTGCTCAGTACTGCGATCCTCCGCTGACCACCATCTCGCAGCCAAGATATGAAATTGGCCGTCAGGCCATGCTGATGATGCTGGAGCTGTTAAAAGGCCGTGATGTAAGAGCTGGCTCAAGGCTTCTGGAAGCGAATCTTGTGGTGCGTGACAGCGCTGCGCCACCAAGACTCTAGATATTCCCCTGAAAAATACACACACCCCAAAAGCGATGTATAATTTATGCATCGCTTCAGTTTTTCTGAATCCGATTGTCATCACACAACAAACTCGTTTAATATCCTTTTAGCTGGTAACTGTTTAGAAATAAAGACGTGGCAAACAGAGATTATGTAAAACGCGGTCAGGGCAGAAAGAAAAGCCCTACCCGTAAATATGCTTCACCAAGATTCCCCTGGTTAGCAACAATTTTAGCGGTACTCCTTGTTGGAGGGTTTGGTTATGGCCTCTATTTTCTGAGTTCTGACCCGGAGCCACCAAAAACCATTAAAGCTCCGGCATTAAGCAGCAAGGCAACTACCCAAAGCAAAGCGAAAAATAACAAGCCCCTGCCTCCGCCTCCTGAAGAGGAGTGGGAGTATGTGGAATCACTGCCGAAAAAGGAAATTGAAGTCCAGGCTAAAGAGCAGGTGGTTTCTAAGATCCCTTACATCATGCAGTGCGGTGCTTATAAAACACTTAAGCAGGCAGAAAGCCGTAAAGTGGATATCGCATTCCAGGGGATCAGCAGCAAGATCCGCAAGAAAGAAGGCAGCAACTGGTACCGGGTTGTACTTGGACCATATGCGCTGAAGCGGGATGCTGAGAAGGATAAGCATAAGCTGCAAAGAGCCAAGATTGAGCCTTGCGCAATCTGGAAAGAAGCTCAATAGCGCACAGCAAAGAGCAAAATAGACATACAAAAAAGCGAGATAGAAGAAATCTCGCTTTTTTGATCCTTGAATTCAGTTCTAAATATCCTCATATACTTTGCAATACACAAGTAAAATAAAGAGGTCTATCTCGTGACTACCATTGTATCTGTACGTCGGGACAACAAAGTTGTTATAGCCGGTGACGGTCAGGTTTCCCTGGGCAACACAGTAATGAAAGGCAATGCCAAAAAGGTTCGCCGCCTGTACAACAATAAAGTGCTTGCAGGTTTCGCAGGTGGCACAGCAGATGCTTTTACACTATTCGAGCGCTTTGAGGCAAAACTGCAAATGCATCAGGGCCATTTAACTAAAGCCGCTGTTGAGCTTGCAAAAGACTGGCGCAGTGACCGCGCCCTAAGAAGACTGGAAGCGATTCTTGCCGTTGCTGATGAAACGGCATCACTGGTCATCACAGGTAACGGTGATGTGGTTCAGCCGGAAAATGATTTAATCGCGATTGGTTCAGGTGGCAACTTTGCCCAGGCAGCCGCAACTGCTCTGCTGGAAAACACTGATCTGGATGCCCGTGAAATCGCGGAAAAATCACTGAAGATTGCCGGTGATATCTGCGTATTTACCAACCATCACCACACTGTTGAAGAACTTGAAATCGCAGCTGAATAAAGAATTGGGGAAGAACACATGTCGGAAATGACACCTCGTGAAATCGTTCACGAACTAAATCGTCACATTATCGGTCAGGATAAAGCAAAACGTTCAGTTGCCATCGCTCTTCGTAACCGCTGGCGCCGGATGCAGCTGGAAGAAGACCTGCGCGCAGAAGTCACACCAAAGAACATTCTGATGATCGGTCCAACCGGTGTCGGTAAAACAGAAATCGCACGCCGCCTTGCAAGGCTGGCAAACGCGCCATTTATCAAAGTTGAAGCCACCAAGTTCACCGAAGTGGGTTATGTGGGTAAAGAAGTGGAAACCATTATCCGCGACCTTACCGATGTAGCGGTGAAAATGACCGGCCAGCAGGCGATGGAAAAAGTAAAATTCCGCGCCGAAGAACTGGCTGAAGACCGCATTCTGGACGCGCTACTGCCACCTGCACGCGACGCTTGGGGTCAGAAAGAAGATCAGGGCGAAGATAACTCAAACACCCGTCAGATCTTCCGTAAGAAACTGCGCGAAGGCAAACTGGACGATAAAGAGATCGAAATCGACGTAGCTGCACCTCAAATGGGCGTTGAAATCATGGCTCCTCCGGGCATGGAAGAGATGACCAACCAGCTGCAGGGCATGTTCCAGAATCTTGCCGGTAATACCAAGAAAAACCGCAAGATGAAGATCAAAGATGCATTCAAGGCACTGACTGAGGAAGAAGCGGCTAAGCTGGTGAATCAGGAAGAGCTGAAAGAGAATGCCATCGAAAACGTGGAAAACCACGGCATCGTATTTATTGATGAGATCGATAAGATCTGTAAACGCGGTGAAGTTTCAGGCCCGGACGTATCCCGTGAGGGTGTTCAGCGTGACTTGCTGCCACTGATCGAAGGAAGCACGGTTTCAACTAAGCATGGCATGGTGAAAACTGACCACATTCTGTTTATCACCTCCGGTGCATTCCAGGTAGCGAAACCATCGGATCTGATCCCGGAACTTCAGGGCCGTCTGCCAATTCGCGTAGAACTTGAAGCCCTGTCTGTTGATGACTTTAAACGCATCCTGACGGAGCCAAGAGCTTCTCTGACTGAGCAGTACATTGCTCTGATGGATACAGAAAACGTTTCTGTCGAGTTTACCGAAGATGGTATTGCTCAGATTGCAGAGGCTGCATGGCGCGTGAACGAAACCACAGAGAACATTGGTGCTCGTCGTCTGCATACCGTTTTAGAGCGTCTGATGGATGAAATTTCCTTTGATGCAACAGAAAAATCAGGCAGCACTCTTACCATTAATGCGGATTACGTCAAAGCCCACCTTGGTGAGCTTGTGGAAGATGAAGACCTAAGCAGATTTATCCTTTAAAGGTTAATCCGTATCACAAAAGACAAAAAGCCCGCCT is from Vibrio sp. JC009 and encodes:
- the hslV gene encoding ATP-dependent protease subunit HslV → MTTIVSVRRDNKVVIAGDGQVSLGNTVMKGNAKKVRRLYNNKVLAGFAGGTADAFTLFERFEAKLQMHQGHLTKAAVELAKDWRSDRALRRLEAILAVADETASLVITGNGDVVQPENDLIAIGSGGNFAQAAATALLENTDLDAREIAEKSLKIAGDICVFTNHHHTVEELEIAAE
- a CDS encoding SPOR domain-containing protein, whose product is MANRDYVKRGQGRKKSPTRKYASPRFPWLATILAVLLVGGFGYGLYFLSSDPEPPKTIKAPALSSKATTQSKAKNNKPLPPPPEEEWEYVESLPKKEIEVQAKEQVVSKIPYIMQCGAYKTLKQAESRKVDIAFQGISSKIRKKEGSNWYRVVLGPYALKRDAEKDKHKLQRAKIEPCAIWKEAQ
- the priA gene encoding primosomal protein N', coding for MRPTIARVALPVPLDKQFDYLIQPYQFPVVGGRVSVPFGRQTLVGVVTAMVHKSDFPESQLKAIKEVIDLSPIWSDSLYGLLTWASQFYQYPLGDTFSNALPTALRKGKAAEFASIVEWQITEEGKNRLMAGLGRAVQQAKVLHLLESGPVSHQVMLEEEVSSSVLKTLEEKGFISSSEIKPKVTPWPDNVETGQDKPRLNTEQSVAIATVNSNSAFGCYLLEGVTGSGKTEVYLNLIKPVLEAGRQALVLVPEIGLTPQTINRFKKRFNVPVTVIHSGLNETERLNAWLSARDKDAGIVIGTRSSLFTPFKDLGIIIVDEEHDASYKQQDSLRYHARDVAIMRAHKENIPIVLGSATPALETLYNAKTGKYHHLTLSRRAGSATPATHKVLDVKGLYLESGLSAPLIAEMRKHLSAGNQVLLFLNRRGYSPALMCHECGWIAECQRCDAYYTYHQSSNEIRCHHCGSQRAVIHQCNNCGSSQLVTVGVGTEQLETQLSALFPEYKTLRIDRDSTRRKGSLESALESIRKNQYQILIGTQMLAKGHHFPNVTLVSLLDVDGSLYSSDFRASERLAQLFIQVAGRAGRASKPGEVILQTHHPEHSLLQALLYKGYAYFAETALEERKMAGLPPFTFLTLFRAEANKSELVEDFLRQVKHTLESHPLFDCYCLTLGPTPAPLAKKAGKSRWQLILQTPGRSQMQKLLYSARPVINMLPSAKKVRWSLDIEPQDLS
- the hslU gene encoding HslU--HslV peptidase ATPase subunit, whose product is MSEMTPREIVHELNRHIIGQDKAKRSVAIALRNRWRRMQLEEDLRAEVTPKNILMIGPTGVGKTEIARRLARLANAPFIKVEATKFTEVGYVGKEVETIIRDLTDVAVKMTGQQAMEKVKFRAEELAEDRILDALLPPARDAWGQKEDQGEDNSNTRQIFRKKLREGKLDDKEIEIDVAAPQMGVEIMAPPGMEEMTNQLQGMFQNLAGNTKKNRKMKIKDAFKALTEEEAAKLVNQEELKENAIENVENHGIVFIDEIDKICKRGEVSGPDVSREGVQRDLLPLIEGSTVSTKHGMVKTDHILFITSGAFQVAKPSDLIPELQGRLPIRVELEALSVDDFKRILTEPRASLTEQYIALMDTENVSVEFTEDGIAQIAEAAWRVNETTENIGARRLHTVLERLMDEISFDATEKSGSTLTINADYVKAHLGELVEDEDLSRFIL